In Cololabis saira isolate AMF1-May2022 chromosome 1, fColSai1.1, whole genome shotgun sequence, the following proteins share a genomic window:
- the LOC133442329 gene encoding protein GPR108-like, whose amino-acid sequence MAMAPIYCCVDKLLLLLLLSVCDARIHKLTLKNETRFAVDLNNFGFYANGTLNVSLSSLWLQEKDVNYSMYPVGFSLSRSRVNGVLSYTAEETETCPLTVTKPTSDEPLILFLIDINNLSVNVRAMGDQDNILTSKAEANKGQLDRKARQVPADPAGDKPSDNEDKKPLQPGDKSKENEDKKKEADKEEKQNFDVEDKKEEGNRFVLDKATQLTLALSKVNGSYSFSFNILVGLKAQGLYNLKFHYCKNRVPGIKLPYSFTVEVTEKNPEGYLSAAEIPLSRLYLFMAGVFFTAAMVWVSTLMKHRYSVFKIHWLMAALAFTKSTSLVFHSINYHFINTKGHPIEGWAVMYYITHLLKGALLFITLALIGTGWAFVKYILSDKEKKIFMIVIPLQVLANVAYIIIESTEEGSSEYYLWKEILFLVDLICCGAILFPVVWSIRHLQEASSTDGKAAMNLEKLKLFRHYYVMIVCYIYFTRIIAILLKITMPFQWQWCYEFLVEVSTLIFFVLTGYKFRPASNNPYLQLPQDEEDVEMDEVVTESGALEGISKVKKTSNGRERQKEPAL is encoded by the exons ATGGCCATGGCTCCTATTTACTGCTGCGTGGacaaactgctgctgctgctgctgctgtctgtGTGCGACGCGAGGATACACAAGCTCACCCTGAAG AATGAAACGCGATTTGCCGTTGACCTCAACAACTTTGGTTTCTATGCTAATGGGACGTTGAATGTGAGCCTGTCTTCTCTGTGGCTCCAAGAAAAGGATGTGAACTACAGCATGTACCCG GTTGGTTTCAGCCTATCGCGGTCACGTGTTAATGGAGTCTTGTCTTACACA GCTGAGGAGACGGAGACGTGCCCTCTCACGGTGACAAAGCCAACCAGCGACGAGCCTCTCATCCTTTTTCTTATTgatatcaacaacttaag TGTCAATGTGAGAGCTATGGGTGACCAAGACAACATCCTGACCTCGAAGGCTGAAGCAAATAAAG GTCAGCTAGACAGGAAAGCTAGACAGGTTCCTGCTGATCCTGCAGGGGATAAACCATCTGACAATGAGGACAAAAAGCCACTCCAGCCAGGTGATAAGTCGAAAGAAAATGAAGATAAGAAGAAAGAAGCtgataaagaagaaaaacaaaactttgaTGTAGAAGATAAGAAAGAGGAGGGAAATAGATTTGTT CTGGACAAGGCTACTCAACTGACCTTAGCGTTGAGCAAAGTGAATGGCTCCTACAGCTTTAGT TTTAACATTTTGGTCGGTTTGAAGGCGCAAGGTCTTTACAACCTCAAGTTCCACTACTGTAAGAACAGGGTGCCTGGTATCAAACTGCCTTACTCCTTCACG GTGGAGGTGACTGAGAAGAATCCAGAAGGCTACCTGTCAGCAGCAGAAATACCGTTGTCccgcctttatttatttatggccGGAGTCTTCTTCACTGCTGCCATGGTGTGGGTGTCCACGCTGATGAAGCACAG GTACAGCGTGTTTAAGATCCACTGGCTAATGGCTGCACTAGCATTCACCAAGTCCACGTCGTTGGTTTTCCATAGT ATCAACTACCACTTCATCAACACTAAGGGACATCCTATTGAAGGCTGGGCTGTCATGTATTATATAACACACCT GCTCAAGGGGGCTCTCCTGTTCATCACACTGGCACTGATCGGCACAGGCTGGGCTTTCGTCAAATACATCCTGTCTGACAAGGAGAAGAAGATTTTCATGATAGTCATCCCCCTGCAG GTTCTGGCTAATGTCGCTTACATCATCATTGAGTCTACAGAGGAAGGCTCCAGCGAATACTATCTGTGGAAGGAGATCCTCTTTCTAGTTGACCTTATCTGCTGCGGAGCCATCCTTTTCCCTGTTGTTTG GTCAATCCGTCACCTGCAAGAGGCTTCGAGCACAGATGGCAAAG ctgCCATGAATTTGGAGAAGCTCAAGCTCTTCCGGCATTACTATGTGATG ATCGTCTGTTACATCTACTTCACAAGGATTATAGCCATTCTGCTCAAGATCACAATGCCTTTCCAGTGGCAGTGGTGCTATGAG TTTCTGGTGGAGGTGTCTACTTTGATCTTTTTCGTGTTGACGGGCTACAAGTTCCGACCAGCATCAAATAACCCTTACCTTCAGCTTCCCCAGGATGAGGAGGACGTAGAGATGGATGAAGT tgTGACTGAGTCGGGCGCACTTGAAGGTATTTCAAAAGTCAAGAAGACGTCTAACGGTCGCGAGCGCCAGAAAGAGCCAGCCTTGTGA